The genomic segment TGCTGTATAAAAACGACGGGAACGGCGCCTTTACCGAGACCCAGGATCTGTTTACGTGGAGCGCGCTGTCGCCATCCGCCGGCCGCGACTTTGTCGTCGCCGACCTCGACAACGACGGCGTGCTGGACATCCTCACCTATGCGACGGTCGGGACCGGTGGCCTGTATCTGCTCGACGGGGCTTCGGGGTTCAACGACGCCCTGCTGAACAGTTCGGCGATCGATCTCGGCGGCGACCTGCTCGTCAGCGACCTCGACGGCAACGGGTGGAAAGATATCGTCCGCCAGAATACCGGCGACAAGTACGTAAGCGTGCTGTATCAGATGGCCGAAGGTGTGTACGAGGAAGACGTCATCGAGGATAACTGGGACACGAGCGGTCGGGGCGCTCAGATGGCGCTGGGCGATCTCGATGGCGACGGCGACGACGATCTGGTCTTTCCGGAATACGGCAATGTCGATGGCGACATGGCCTGGTATGAGAACCGGTCGGGCCGGCTGTATCGCCACTACCTCTATAGCGAGGTGCAGGCCGCGTACCGGCCTCTGATGACCGACCTGGATGGCGACGGCGACCTCGACGTGCTGCTGGCCGCCGGCAGCGCCTCGGCGTCCGGCGCCTTTAGCGAAGGAGAACTCATCTGGTACGAAAACCGGAGCGACGGCTTCCAAGACTGGCGCATCGAGGATGCCATTCCATTCCCCGCCGATCTCGACGTGGCGGACCTCGACGGGGACGGCGCGGTGGAGGTGATAGCAATCGATCGCAAAGGCGGCACGCTCGCCGTCTACACCCGCGACGGGTTCGACTGGGCGAAGACGTTCGTCGCGGAGGATCTGCTCGAGCCGGCCGGCCTGGCCCTCGGCGATCTGAATGCCGACGACCGGATCGACATCGCCGTGGTGTCGTACGGCGACAGCTCGGTCGTCTGGTACGAGAACGCGCCTGCCGGCTTCGTCGCGCACGGGGTCGACGATGCGCTGCCGATGCCCGACGATCTGGAGATCGCGGATTTTAACGGCGACGCCATCCCCGACCTGGCGGTCGTATCCAGCGATACGAGCCAGAGCGTCGTGTTGTACACGCTCGGTGAAGTGATGACGCGCCAGGTGCTGCTGAGCGGCCATGACGGGTCCGACATCGAAGTCGGGGACTGGTCCGGCGACGGCGTCCCGGACATCCTCGCGGCATTCGATTTTCAACCCGGGCTGTCCGAACCCTTGCGAGCCGCCGCGCTCATCAACCAGAACGACGGCACGTTCCAGACGCTCGATCTGTGGCCGACCACGAATCAGGAAAAAGGGCTGGCGCTGAAGGCGACGGATGCCGATGGCGACGGCGACCTCGATGTCTTCGTGTCGCAGAAGAACATCCGGCCGGCGCTCGTCCTGCTCGTCAATGACGACGCCGCGACGCCGGATGTCGTGCTGCTTCGGGATCTGAATACGGACGACTTCACCGGGCTCGATGCCGGCGACATCGACGGCGACGGCGACATCGACCTTGTCGCGGCCGGATCCGACGGGCAATCGACCTCCATCGTGCTTTTCCGGCAGTCGACCGGCGAGGTGACGGCGGTGGACGACACGCCGGCCCCGCGCGGGTTGGCGCTCTACCAGAGTTTCCCCAACCCGGCGCACCGATCGGCGCGGATCGTATTCGAACTCGAGGCGCCCGGACCCGCCCGGCTCGAGGTGTTCGACGTGCTCGGCCGCCGGGTGGCCTCCCTCGCGGACGGCAGGATGCCGGCGGGGCTGCACGAGGTGACCTTCGAAACCGGGAGTCTCCCGAGTGGGATTTATATGTACCGGCTCGACGCCGGCGACCGGACGGCCACGCGCACCCTCACGGTCGTTCGCTGAGGAGGTTTACCAGAGCTTAACATGGGCATGGTGCATCTGAGCGCGGAAGGTCGTTTTTTCGCGACGTCCCCGCCAACCAGTCTGGATGCATCATGCCCATTCGTTTTTACGCCGCCTGCCTCCTCGTTTTCCTGCTGACGCCGGTCGGCACGCGCGCGCAGGACCTCGCCTTTCGCGTAGCGCCCTATCTCCAGTTTTCCACCAAAACATCGATGGCCATCCTCTGGGAAACCGAGGAGCCGGCCACCACGCGCGTGGAGTACGGCGAGAGCCGCCTCGGGGACAAAGCGCCCAATCTTTCGATGCATGTCGACCTGCCGGGTACGCGGGCGATGCACGAGGTCGTGCTCGAAGGCCTGAAGCCGGAAACGAAATACTTCTGGCGGGTCGTCTCGCAGATGGGGGATGGACGCGAGCTGGCCAGCGAGCCGTCGACGTTCCGCACGGCCGTGAACGATTCGTCGGCCTACGCCTTCGTGCTCTTCGGCGACACGCAGGACAACCCGGAGGTCTGGGGGCGCATCGCGCAGCTCGGCTGGCAGGAGCGCCCCAACTTCGGGCTGATCGCCGGCGACCTCGTCCAGCGCGGCGGCGACATCCAGAACTGGCTCGAGGAGTTCTTCGCGCCGGCGAACACGCTCATGCGCCGCGTGCCGCTTTACCCGGCGATCGGGAACCACGAAGACGACCATCCGAACTACTACAAATACATCTACGCCCCGCCGCCGGAGTATTACTACACGTTCCGGTATGGCAACGCGCAGTTTTTTATGGTGGATACGAACCGGGACGTGAGCGAGGGCTCCGAGCAGTATGAGTGGCTCGAGCGCGAACTCGCGATGTCGGACGCGATGTGGAAAATCGTGGTGCACCACCATCCGCCGTATTCCTCCGAGGAAAACGATCACGGCGACACGGCCACCGGATCCTCGACCTACGGCACGCACGCGCGCAACCTGGTGCCGCTCTACGAACTCTACGGCGTCGATTTCTGCCTTTTCGGACACGTCCACATGTACGAGCGCACCTGGCCCATTCTGGATGGCCGGGTCAATCAGAAAAACGGCGTGATCTACATCAACTCGGGCGGGGGCGGGGGCGGGCTGGAAGATTTTGCTCCGACGCGCTCCTGGTTCTCGGCGAAAGTGAAAAGCGTGCACCACTTTGGCTATTTCGTCGTGCACGACAAGACGATCTTCTTCCAGGCCATCGACGAGGAGGGCCGCCTGTTCGATTCCTTCCAGCTCGAAAAAAGCCCCGAGCGTCTGGCCCGGGTGATGATGCCGCCGCCGCCGCGGTTCGAGGGCTCGGATGCGATTTTCCTCGACGAGACGCGTGTCGCGCTAGCCGGTGCGTTTGAAGACCTGACCATCCGCTATACGACAGACGGATCGGAACCCTCGACGCAATCCGCCCGCTATGCCGGCCCCATCGCATTGCGCGCCAGCACGACCCTGAAGGCCGCCGCCTTCACGGCGGACGGCGTGCGCAGCCGCGTGGTGTCCCGTTCGATCGAGAAGGTGGATCTGATGGAGCCGGTCCGGCCGGCCAAGACGCACGCCGGCCTCGCGTACGCCTATTATGAGGGCGCCTGGGAAACACTGCCCGATTTTTCGCCGCTCACGCCGGCAGCAGCCGGCGAGGTCGCGACGTTTTCTATCGACGGGTTATCGCAGGGCAAACGGGAATACGCGCTGGTATTCGAGGGTCTGATCGAGGCGCCGCGCGACGGCGTCTACACGTTTGCCACGACGAGCGACGACGGATCCAAGCTCTATATCCACGGCAGGGAGGTGGTTGACAACGACGGCTGGCATGGCGAACGCACCCGCGAGGGGCAGGTCGCGCTCCAGGCCGGCCTCCACCCGATTCGCGTCGAATATTTCAATCGCAGCGGGGGCGGGATGCTGAAGGTCGAATGGTCGGGGCCGTGGGTGTTCTCGGAGCCCATCCCGAAGACAGCGGTGTTTCGTTAGATCGCAAATCAGTTCATCGCAAATCGCAAAATGAAAAGGCAAAAATTGGCTGAGTGTATCTGGTGCGTGCTAGGTTTTACGATCTGATCTTACACATCGCAATTGCGTATGTCTTCCTGAGCGGAGTGGAGAAACGAGCGAAGCTTCTAACCGAAGTAGTCTGTCTGAAATGCGATCGATGCCGCATTTCGTCAGAAATTGTGTATCGGGCAAATGTTTTGCATGGCTGCTAATGACATCGTCACCCCGAAGCCCTTTCTCCCGTGTTTCAGCTGACTCCAGGCCTATTCGAGCCCTGTATTGTGACTTGTTTTAGGTCATGCCATGCCCAATAAGAAAGCCCTGCGAAGCGGGGCTTTGGGTCTCAGTAGGACCGGTCGCAAGACCTGTGTAATGTCAGGGAATAAAAAGCTATAGAGAGTATATATTCAAAGCAATCTAATGAGATATACTATTGACATTGAGGCCATAACAAGCGAAATGCACGTCGTTAAGATGATGCCTATCAGCATATTCTTTTGTGGGGTATTTAAGGTTTCCCACCTTGAGAAATCCTTTCTATGCTTTAAAATTCCAATAAGGCTTAATAAGGCGACAAACCAGATGAGTAAATGAAGTTGCAACATCCGCGATACGAGTCTTTTATGTGAAATTTGCAT from the Rhodothermales bacterium genome contains:
- a CDS encoding T9SS type A sorting domain-containing protein, giving the protein MNRSHLLRPLSLLAALTLLAVFPASAQTLEFQSERINRGPLFAAASLVQDFDADGDLDIVVTRRTRDGLSGAVEWLENDGTLVFARHEIVTDLKDPIHIQRADLDGDGDDDYAVADAGIALDEGGLILLIRQDDGGFVRQDLDADRRFDDIDLEDLDGDGLIDVVGVGFWQDSLRIWINEGDLNFSEKIVDPSVNQLEALEAADVDDDGDIDLLVDDVLYKNDGNGAFTETQDLFTWSALSPSAGRDFVVADLDNDGVLDILTYATVGTGGLYLLDGASGFNDALLNSSAIDLGGDLLVSDLDGNGWKDIVRQNTGDKYVSVLYQMAEGVYEEDVIEDNWDTSGRGAQMALGDLDGDGDDDLVFPEYGNVDGDMAWYENRSGRLYRHYLYSEVQAAYRPLMTDLDGDGDLDVLLAAGSASASGAFSEGELIWYENRSDGFQDWRIEDAIPFPADLDVADLDGDGAVEVIAIDRKGGTLAVYTRDGFDWAKTFVAEDLLEPAGLALGDLNADDRIDIAVVSYGDSSVVWYENAPAGFVAHGVDDALPMPDDLEIADFNGDAIPDLAVVSSDTSQSVVLYTLGEVMTRQVLLSGHDGSDIEVGDWSGDGVPDILAAFDFQPGLSEPLRAAALINQNDGTFQTLDLWPTTNQEKGLALKATDADGDGDLDVFVSQKNIRPALVLLVNDDAATPDVVLLRDLNTDDFTGLDAGDIDGDGDIDLVAAGSDGQSTSIVLFRQSTGEVTAVDDTPAPRGLALYQSFPNPAHRSARIVFELEAPGPARLEVFDVLGRRVASLADGRMPAGLHEVTFETGSLPSGIYMYRLDAGDRTATRTLTVVR
- a CDS encoding PA14 domain-containing protein, with product MPIRFYAACLLVFLLTPVGTRAQDLAFRVAPYLQFSTKTSMAILWETEEPATTRVEYGESRLGDKAPNLSMHVDLPGTRAMHEVVLEGLKPETKYFWRVVSQMGDGRELASEPSTFRTAVNDSSAYAFVLFGDTQDNPEVWGRIAQLGWQERPNFGLIAGDLVQRGGDIQNWLEEFFAPANTLMRRVPLYPAIGNHEDDHPNYYKYIYAPPPEYYYTFRYGNAQFFMVDTNRDVSEGSEQYEWLERELAMSDAMWKIVVHHHPPYSSEENDHGDTATGSSTYGTHARNLVPLYELYGVDFCLFGHVHMYERTWPILDGRVNQKNGVIYINSGGGGGGLEDFAPTRSWFSAKVKSVHHFGYFVVHDKTIFFQAIDEEGRLFDSFQLEKSPERLARVMMPPPPRFEGSDAIFLDETRVALAGAFEDLTIRYTTDGSEPSTQSARYAGPIALRASTTLKAAAFTADGVRSRVVSRSIEKVDLMEPVRPAKTHAGLAYAYYEGAWETLPDFSPLTPAAAGEVATFSIDGLSQGKREYALVFEGLIEAPRDGVYTFATTSDDGSKLYIHGREVVDNDGWHGERTREGQVALQAGLHPIRVEYFNRSGGGMLKVEWSGPWVFSEPIPKTAVFR